In Bradyrhizobium sp. 1(2017), one DNA window encodes the following:
- a CDS encoding M20/M25/M40 family metallo-hydrolase: MPVDTKAATDRLMRFLSVEGVTGQEAAIGRELTAALKEGGVPAKAIRLDDANSRIPVPTETGNLIVDLPGRGALHNQPRIMFMTHMDTVPLCAGAKPKQSGRKIVNEARTALGGDNRCGCGVLVTLAAELEKQKLDHPPITLLFCVREESGLYGARHVKLDELGSPTMAFNYDGGSASNVVIGAVGADRWTVEIFGRASHAGVAPERGISSTMIMALALAEVKAGGWFGKVVKGKKQGTSNVGPVTGGDGRPAGDATNVVTDYVHVRGESRSHDGKFFKEITKAYKAAFEKAAKKVTNAQGKSGKVKFKAETDYYPFRMKESLPVVKRAIEAVSAVGGTPNVRAANGGLDANWMVRHGVPTVTFGAGQNEAHTIDEWINLDEYDRACTLAVQLATMR, encoded by the coding sequence ATGCCTGTCGACACCAAAGCCGCCACCGATCGCCTCATGCGCTTCCTGTCTGTGGAAGGCGTCACCGGACAGGAGGCGGCGATCGGGCGCGAGCTCACCGCCGCCCTGAAGGAGGGCGGCGTTCCGGCGAAGGCGATCCGGCTCGACGATGCCAACAGCCGCATTCCCGTTCCGACCGAGACCGGCAACCTCATCGTCGACCTGCCCGGCCGCGGCGCGCTGCACAACCAGCCGCGCATCATGTTCATGACCCACATGGACACCGTGCCGCTCTGTGCCGGCGCCAAGCCGAAGCAGTCGGGGCGCAAGATCGTCAACGAGGCCAGGACCGCGCTCGGCGGCGACAACCGCTGCGGCTGCGGCGTGCTGGTGACGCTGGCCGCGGAGCTCGAAAAGCAGAAGCTCGACCATCCGCCGATCACGCTTCTGTTCTGCGTGCGCGAGGAGAGCGGGCTCTACGGTGCGCGCCACGTCAAGCTCGACGAGCTCGGCTCGCCCACGATGGCCTTCAATTATGACGGCGGCTCCGCCTCCAACGTCGTCATCGGCGCGGTCGGCGCCGATCGCTGGACCGTCGAGATTTTCGGCCGCGCCTCGCATGCCGGCGTCGCGCCGGAGCGCGGCATCTCCTCGACCATGATCATGGCGCTCGCGCTGGCCGAGGTGAAGGCCGGCGGCTGGTTCGGCAAGGTGGTGAAGGGCAAGAAGCAAGGCACCAGCAATGTCGGCCCTGTCACCGGCGGCGATGGCCGCCCCGCGGGCGATGCCACCAATGTCGTCACCGACTACGTGCATGTGCGCGGCGAAAGCCGCAGCCATGACGGAAAATTCTTCAAGGAGATCACGAAAGCCTACAAGGCCGCGTTCGAGAAGGCGGCCAAGAAGGTGACCAACGCGCAAGGCAAGTCCGGCAAGGTCAAGTTCAAGGCCGAGACCGACTATTATCCGTTCCGCATGAAGGAGAGCCTGCCCGTGGTCAAACGCGCGATCGAGGCGGTCTCCGCCGTCGGCGGAACTCCGAACGTGCGCGCGGCCAATGGCGGCCTGGATGCCAATTGGATGGTCCGCCACGGCGTTCCGACCGTGACCTTCGGCGCCGGGCAGAACGAGGCGCACACGATCGACGAGTGGATCAACCTCGACGAATACGACCGCGCCTGCACGCTGGCGGTGCAGCTCGCGACGATGCGGTGA
- a CDS encoding efflux RND transporter periplasmic adaptor subunit, with product MAINLKRRPKLSATLLGIFALAAVAFGLWYELLGSVKPVEAAAQSASSQAAVRIPVTSFEVKKTDFPVHTYGLGVVSPFRTVTVKSRVDGQITKVFFKQGQMVKEGDPLLQIDQRPFTAALEQAVAKKAQDEASLRNDQLNLERFQKLAKQQFETQQNLDTQQALVDQMTAQVKGDQAAIDNAQTNLGYTSIKAPISGRMGFRLVDPGNIVHAADTTGIVTIAQLQPIAVQFTEPEDQLQAIAKAFAAGEVPVEALSSDGTRTLSHGRLAIMDNSVNQATGTIGLKARFDNTDNALWPGLSVNTRMLVDTLRQVVVVPQDGVQHGPSGLFAYVIGDNGKVSARPIKVSESGDANAVVSEGLNVGDRIVVAGQSRLFEGALVDDKPLVAAAAPMTHASAATRARAGSAD from the coding sequence ATGGCCATCAACCTGAAAAGGCGACCGAAGCTCAGCGCCACGCTGCTTGGAATCTTTGCACTGGCCGCGGTGGCGTTTGGCTTGTGGTATGAGCTCCTCGGGAGCGTCAAGCCGGTCGAAGCGGCCGCTCAGAGCGCGTCCAGTCAGGCTGCTGTCAGGATTCCCGTGACCTCGTTCGAGGTGAAGAAGACCGACTTTCCCGTGCACACCTATGGTCTCGGTGTCGTCTCGCCGTTCAGGACGGTGACGGTCAAGAGCCGTGTCGACGGTCAGATCACGAAGGTGTTCTTCAAACAGGGGCAGATGGTGAAGGAGGGCGATCCGCTGCTGCAGATCGATCAACGCCCCTTTACCGCGGCGCTGGAGCAGGCCGTGGCGAAGAAGGCCCAGGACGAGGCGAGCCTGAGGAACGACCAGCTGAACCTGGAGCGATTTCAGAAGCTGGCGAAACAGCAATTCGAGACCCAGCAAAATCTCGATACCCAGCAGGCGCTGGTCGATCAGATGACGGCGCAGGTGAAGGGCGACCAGGCCGCCATCGACAACGCGCAGACCAATCTGGGTTACACCTCGATCAAGGCGCCGATCAGCGGACGAATGGGCTTCCGGCTGGTCGACCCCGGCAACATCGTGCATGCCGCGGATACGACGGGCATCGTCACCATCGCCCAGCTGCAGCCGATCGCCGTGCAGTTCACGGAACCGGAAGACCAGTTGCAAGCCATCGCCAAGGCCTTCGCGGCCGGCGAGGTGCCCGTCGAGGCGCTGTCCTCGGACGGAACGCGAACCCTGTCGCATGGCAGGCTCGCGATCATGGACAATTCGGTGAACCAGGCGACCGGGACGATCGGTCTGAAAGCGCGTTTCGACAACACGGACAACGCGCTGTGGCCCGGCCTGTCCGTCAACACGCGGATGCTGGTCGACACGCTCAGGCAGGTCGTCGTCGTGCCGCAGGACGGCGTGCAGCACGGGCCGTCCGGCCTGTTCGCGTATGTGATCGGCGACAATGGCAAGGTCAGCGCCAGGCCGATCAAGGTCAGTGAAAGCGGCGATGCGAATGCCGTGGTGTCCGAAGGCCTGAACGTCGGCGACAGGATCGTGGTGGCCGGACAGTCGCGCTTGTTCGAGGGCGCCTTGGTGGACGACAAGCCGCTGGTCGCCGCGGCCGCGCCGATGACGCATGCGAGCGCCGCCACCCGGGCCAGGGCCGGATCGGCTGACTGA
- a CDS encoding efflux RND transporter permease subunit has product MAGGISAPFIRLPIATSLLMVGILFVGIIAYPQLPVAPLPEVDFPTIQVSASLPGADPETMASSVAQPLESQFALIPGVSEMTSSSQTSSTQIVLQFDLSRNIDGAGSDVLAAINAASGQLPKTMPSAPTYRKVNPADSPILLLGATSKTLPMTQVSDEAYTKLAQAISHISGVGQVSVGGQQAPSIRVQVDPAKLVAKGLSLEDIRAPLSVITVNNPKGTLNGDTRTYTVYANDQFTKAEAWNDIVIAYRNGSPVRVGDIGHAVSAPLDNTQYGWADGKPGVFLVIFKQPGANVIDTVDNVMKQLPHLEAGISPAIDIKVLSDRTQTIRAAVKDVQFTLLLTIGLVVMVIFVFLRSVWATIIPSVTVPLALLGACALMWVAGYSLDNLSLMALTIAVGFVVDDAIVMLENITRYIEEGESPMAAAVKGAGEIGFTIISISVSLIAVLIPLLLMSGIIGRLFREFSVTLAMTIVVSAFVSLTLTPMMASRFLKSHDEEHHGRLYMLSERMFQGLVNGYERGLDLVLRFRFATLMVFFATIALTVYLFVIIPKGFFPQQDTGLITGIVETSQDVSIADMAKHMQEMGAIVLKDPAIAHMAMRMGGSGNTLNDGNMYITLKPRDERTASADQVIRRLQAQTAKVEGARLYLQSAQDVRVGGRASRTQYQFTLQSTDIDQLNTWAPRLLDKMKQMPELRDVASDQQTSGTTLTLSIDRNQAARFGITPDVIDATLYDAFGQREIATYSTQLSTYYVVLEVLPSLQKNPSTLEQIYLRSPTTGGEVPLSAFAKWTTAPVRPLAINHQGQFPAVTISFNLAPNIALGQATQAIDAMERQMNVPAAITSTFQGTAKAFQESLSSVPLLIVAALIVVYLILGVLYESYIHPLTILSTLPSAGVGALATLLIFHFDFSLIGLIALVLLIGIVKKNGIMLVDFAIVAERDQGMSPVEAIRRACLLRFRPILMTTMAAVLGGVPLMLGHGTGSELRQPLGYAMVGGLLVSQVLTLFTTPVVYLYLDRVSQWLNPDRHKGDRQDEGVVDNGDLDIVDRIPRKTSKVLAAQ; this is encoded by the coding sequence ATGGCTGGCGGCATCTCGGCTCCCTTCATTCGCCTGCCCATCGCGACGTCGCTACTGATGGTCGGCATTCTCTTCGTCGGGATCATCGCCTATCCGCAATTGCCGGTGGCACCGCTGCCGGAAGTGGACTTCCCCACAATTCAGGTCTCCGCCAGTCTTCCCGGCGCGGATCCCGAGACCATGGCGTCCTCGGTGGCGCAACCGCTCGAATCGCAGTTCGCGCTGATCCCCGGCGTCTCGGAGATGACGTCGTCGAGCCAGACCAGCTCGACCCAGATCGTTCTGCAGTTCGATCTTTCGCGCAACATCGACGGGGCGGGCTCCGACGTGCTTGCCGCCATCAATGCCGCGAGCGGGCAATTGCCCAAGACGATGCCCAGCGCTCCGACCTACAGGAAGGTCAATCCGGCGGACTCGCCCATCCTCCTGCTTGGCGCCACGTCGAAGACGCTGCCGATGACCCAGGTGTCGGACGAAGCCTACACCAAGCTCGCGCAAGCGATCAGCCATATCAGCGGCGTCGGCCAGGTCAGTGTCGGTGGACAGCAGGCTCCGTCGATCCGCGTCCAGGTCGATCCCGCCAAGCTGGTCGCCAAAGGCCTGTCGCTGGAAGACATCCGGGCCCCGCTCTCGGTGATCACGGTCAACAATCCCAAGGGCACCCTCAACGGGGACACCCGCACCTACACTGTCTATGCCAACGACCAGTTCACCAAGGCCGAGGCCTGGAACGACATCGTCATTGCCTATCGCAACGGCAGTCCCGTCCGCGTCGGCGACATCGGCCATGCCGTCAGTGCGCCGCTGGACAATACCCAGTACGGCTGGGCCGACGGCAAGCCCGGGGTCTTTCTGGTCATCTTCAAGCAGCCCGGCGCCAACGTCATCGATACCGTCGACAATGTGATGAAGCAGCTGCCGCACCTGGAGGCGGGCATTTCGCCCGCCATCGACATCAAGGTGTTGTCGGACCGCACGCAGACCATCCGGGCGGCCGTGAAGGACGTGCAGTTCACGCTGCTCCTGACGATCGGCCTCGTCGTCATGGTGATCTTCGTTTTTCTCCGCAGCGTGTGGGCCACCATCATCCCGTCGGTCACGGTGCCGCTCGCGCTGCTGGGCGCCTGCGCGCTGATGTGGGTGGCCGGATACAGCCTCGACAATCTGTCGCTGATGGCGCTCACCATCGCAGTCGGCTTCGTGGTCGACGACGCCATCGTGATGCTGGAGAACATCACCCGGTACATCGAGGAAGGCGAGTCGCCGATGGCCGCCGCGGTCAAGGGCGCGGGCGAGATCGGGTTCACGATCATCTCGATCTCCGTCTCGCTGATCGCGGTCCTGATTCCGTTGCTGCTGATGAGCGGCATCATCGGCCGCCTGTTCCGTGAGTTCTCGGTGACGCTCGCGATGACGATCGTCGTGTCGGCCTTCGTGTCGTTGACGTTGACGCCGATGATGGCCTCGCGCTTCCTCAAATCGCACGACGAGGAGCATCACGGCAGGCTATACATGCTCAGCGAGCGGATGTTCCAGGGCCTGGTCAACGGTTATGAACGCGGCCTCGACCTCGTGCTGCGCTTCCGCTTCGCCACCTTGATGGTGTTCTTTGCGACGATAGCCCTGACGGTCTATCTGTTCGTGATCATCCCCAAGGGGTTCTTTCCGCAGCAGGATACCGGACTGATTACCGGAATTGTCGAAACGTCGCAGGACGTGTCGATCGCGGACATGGCGAAGCACATGCAGGAGATGGGAGCGATCGTGCTGAAGGATCCGGCGATCGCCCACATGGCCATGCGCATGGGCGGCAGCGGCAACACGCTCAACGACGGCAACATGTACATCACCTTGAAGCCGCGGGACGAGCGCACGGCGTCGGCCGACCAGGTCATCCGTCGCCTGCAGGCGCAGACGGCGAAGGTTGAGGGCGCGCGTCTCTATCTGCAGTCGGCGCAGGACGTTCGCGTCGGCGGCCGGGCCTCCCGCACGCAATATCAGTTCACCTTGCAGTCGACCGACATTGACCAGCTGAACACATGGGCCCCTAGGCTGCTCGACAAGATGAAGCAGATGCCTGAATTGCGCGACGTCGCTTCGGATCAGCAGACGTCGGGCACCACGCTGACGCTGTCGATCGACCGCAATCAAGCGGCCCGTTTCGGGATCACCCCCGACGTCATCGACGCCACGCTGTATGACGCATTCGGGCAGCGGGAAATCGCGACCTATTCCACCCAATTGTCCACCTACTACGTCGTCCTCGAGGTGCTGCCCTCGCTGCAGAAAAATCCGTCCACGCTGGAGCAGATCTATCTGCGTTCCCCGACGACGGGCGGTGAGGTGCCGTTGTCGGCCTTCGCGAAGTGGACCACGGCGCCGGTGCGGCCGCTGGCCATCAATCATCAGGGCCAGTTTCCGGCGGTGACGATCTCCTTCAACCTCGCTCCCAATATCGCGCTCGGCCAGGCGACGCAGGCGATCGATGCGATGGAAAGGCAGATGAACGTGCCGGCCGCCATCACCTCCACATTCCAGGGAACGGCGAAGGCGTTCCAGGAGTCGCTCTCCTCGGTGCCCCTCTTGATCGTAGCGGCGCTGATCGTGGTGTATCTCATCCTCGGTGTGCTCTACGAGAGCTACATTCACCCTCTGACGATCCTGTCGACCCTGCCGTCGGCCGGGGTCGGCGCTCTGGCGACGCTCCTCATTTTCCACTTCGATTTCAGCCTGATCGGGCTGATCGCGCTGGTGCTGCTGATCGGCATCGTCAAGAAGAACGGCATCATGCTGGTCGACTTTGCGATCGTGGCGGAGCGGGATCAGGGCATGTCACCGGTCGAAGCCATTCGCCGGGCATGCCTGCTGCGCTTCCGTCCGATTCTCATGACCACGATGGCGGCTGTGCTCGGCGGCGTGCCGCTGATGCTGGGCCACGGGACCGGCTCGGAGCTCCGTCAACCGCTCGGCTACGCCATGGTCGGCGGTCTCCTGGTCAGCCAGGTCCTGACGCTTTTCACCACGCCGGTGGTCTATCTCTATCTCGACCGCGTCTCGCAATGGCTCAATCCAGACCGACACAAAGGCGATCGTCAAGACGAGGGTGTTGTCGACAACGGTGATCTCGACATCGTCGACAGGATACCCCGGAAGACATCCAAGGTCCTTGCAGCGCAGTGA
- a CDS encoding MFS transporter, producing the protein MTAATTDEAGDATRALIFALLALACGHMLSTLLRTIPAVSLDLMAADFRMEPQALASLTSVYPFAFAAAQIPVGAAMDRFGVRPVSLSLLVGTVIGAIASGFATGPASFAVGQVLLGVATSGMLMCPMTLAAKQLSAARFGLWSGAILSIGNIGMLLSSSPLAFVVDAWGWRAGFFISALGGVAVALAVFALVPHQAAEHKDDSSPLSQMIEVLRLGLSRPLRGLIALALVSLATSLVLRGLWGGPWLMQIKDLSRLEAGNQLGAFTLAMIAGPLCIGMIDRRLGRRRALVAGTHMVGALLLALMALGAPHYAVSALWGVPVMPPQYDLVLFVLIGLATSAQPLLFGMSRQLVDAQTAGKALAAVNLAFFLGAALMQSVTGAVAALAGLPAVLLFMAAMLALGVLIFLAYTSPSP; encoded by the coding sequence ATGACGGCCGCTACCACGGATGAAGCGGGCGATGCCACCCGCGCGCTGATCTTTGCACTGCTTGCGCTGGCCTGCGGGCACATGCTCTCGACCCTGCTGCGCACCATTCCGGCCGTGAGCCTCGATCTGATGGCGGCGGACTTCCGCATGGAGCCGCAGGCGCTGGCCAGCCTCACCTCGGTCTATCCCTTCGCCTTCGCCGCCGCGCAGATTCCGGTCGGCGCGGCGATGGATCGCTTCGGCGTGCGTCCCGTTTCGCTCAGCCTGCTGGTGGGAACCGTGATCGGCGCCATCGCGTCGGGATTTGCCACCGGGCCTGCGAGCTTTGCGGTCGGCCAGGTGCTGCTCGGCGTTGCCACCTCCGGCATGCTGATGTGCCCGATGACGCTGGCGGCCAAGCAATTATCGGCAGCGCGGTTCGGCCTGTGGTCGGGCGCGATCCTCTCGATCGGCAATATCGGCATGCTGCTGTCGTCGAGCCCGCTCGCTTTCGTGGTCGACGCCTGGGGCTGGCGCGCCGGATTCTTCATCTCGGCCCTCGGCGGCGTCGCGGTGGCGCTCGCCGTGTTCGCGCTGGTGCCGCACCAGGCGGCCGAGCACAAGGACGACTCCTCGCCGCTGTCGCAGATGATCGAGGTGCTCAGGCTCGGCCTGTCGCGGCCCTTGCGCGGCCTGATCGCGCTGGCGCTGGTGTCGCTGGCGACCTCGCTGGTGCTGCGCGGCCTGTGGGGCGGGCCGTGGCTGATGCAGATCAAGGACCTGTCGCGGCTCGAGGCCGGCAACCAGCTCGGCGCGTTCACGCTGGCGATGATCGCCGGCCCCCTCTGCATCGGCATGATCGACCGCAGGCTGGGCCGCCGCCGGGCGCTGGTGGCGGGCACGCATATGGTCGGCGCGCTGCTATTGGCGCTGATGGCGCTTGGCGCGCCGCACTACGCCGTCTCCGCGCTGTGGGGGGTGCCCGTGATGCCGCCGCAATACGACCTCGTGCTGTTCGTGCTCATCGGCCTTGCGACATCCGCCCAGCCGCTGCTGTTCGGCATGTCCCGGCAGCTGGTCGATGCGCAGACTGCGGGCAAGGCGCTTGCGGCGGTGAACCTCGCATTCTTTCTCGGCGCAGCCCTGATGCAGTCCGTGACCGGCGCGGTGGCCGCGCTCGCGGGACTGCCGGCCGTGCTGCTGTTCATGGCGGCCATGCTGGCACTCGGCGTGTTGATCTTCCTGGCTTACACCTCGCCAAGCCCATAG
- a CDS encoding CYTH and CHAD domain-containing protein has protein sequence MAAETELKFRVAPGKLSSVLRKGGLSGRRGHQSEQSLVSTYYDTTTHKLRRHGLTLRVRKIKDRYVQTVKAAGAGSLTRGEWEHEVSGARPDLKKTRHTPLRELATRKLPRKLKPVFQTEIRRMAQARRVRNSQIELAVDRGRISAGRRVRPVAELELELKSGHIADLFRLARDLERKAGAELDLRSKAEQGFMLVAGGGGAQRAGPIELKAGLSPREAFRIIAHSTLRHVAANADPVRDIDAEGVHQMRVGVRRLRAAISLFADILPRASTARIKAELKWLTGELAPAREIDVFLNESIRPITKQGVPRRGARAIRKRFSRQRVTAFERARGAVMSARYRRLLIDVIEWIEGGRHRAADDGSIAAYAAEILDRRIRKARKQGKHLNDLDPMQRHKLRIKIKKIRYAADFFESLYGDGDRKELAALSGRLKQIQSALGSLNDFMSHRELATEAALTAPPANRRAQAFASGVIVGQEREAAAGLMKDAARELHRLRRLRAVPYARA, from the coding sequence ATGGCCGCCGAAACGGAACTGAAATTCCGCGTTGCGCCGGGTAAGTTGTCGTCAGTGTTGCGGAAGGGCGGTCTGAGCGGGCGACGCGGCCACCAGTCCGAGCAATCGCTCGTGTCGACCTACTACGACACCACCACCCATAAGCTCAGACGCCACGGCCTGACCTTGCGCGTCCGCAAGATCAAGGATCGCTATGTTCAGACCGTGAAAGCGGCCGGCGCGGGCAGCTTGACGCGGGGCGAATGGGAGCACGAGGTTTCCGGTGCACGGCCCGACCTCAAGAAGACGAGGCATACGCCGCTCCGGGAGCTTGCGACCCGGAAGCTTCCCCGCAAGCTGAAGCCTGTGTTCCAGACCGAAATTCGTCGCATGGCGCAGGCGCGGCGCGTCCGGAACAGCCAGATTGAACTTGCAGTCGACCGCGGCCGCATCAGCGCCGGCCGCCGGGTGCGGCCCGTTGCCGAGCTGGAGCTCGAACTGAAGTCCGGACATATTGCTGACCTGTTCCGCCTTGCCCGCGATCTCGAACGCAAAGCGGGTGCGGAGCTCGATCTGCGCTCCAAGGCCGAACAAGGTTTCATGCTCGTCGCGGGCGGCGGTGGCGCGCAACGCGCCGGGCCGATCGAACTGAAGGCCGGCCTGTCGCCGCGCGAGGCGTTCCGAATCATCGCCCATTCGACGCTGCGTCACGTCGCGGCGAATGCCGATCCGGTGCGCGACATCGACGCCGAAGGAGTCCATCAGATGCGCGTCGGCGTGCGGCGCCTGCGTGCGGCCATCTCGCTGTTCGCCGATATCCTGCCGCGGGCAAGCACCGCGCGGATCAAGGCCGAGCTGAAATGGCTGACGGGCGAGCTGGCGCCGGCGCGTGAAATCGACGTGTTCCTGAATGAGAGCATTCGGCCGATCACCAAGCAGGGCGTGCCGCGACGCGGCGCCCGCGCGATCCGCAAGAGGTTCTCCCGACAACGGGTGACGGCATTCGAGCGCGCACGCGGGGCGGTCATGTCGGCGCGTTACCGCCGCCTGCTGATCGACGTGATCGAGTGGATCGAAGGCGGACGACATCGCGCCGCCGACGACGGCTCGATCGCCGCCTACGCCGCGGAGATTCTCGATCGGCGCATCAGGAAGGCGCGCAAGCAGGGCAAGCATCTGAACGATCTCGACCCGATGCAGCGCCACAAGCTGCGGATCAAGATCAAGAAGATTCGCTATGCCGCCGACTTCTTCGAGAGCCTCTATGGCGACGGCGACCGGAAGGAGCTTGCGGCTCTTTCCGGCCGGCTGAAGCAGATTCAATCCGCGCTGGGATCGCTGAACGACTTCATGTCGCACCGCGAGCTTGCGACGGAGGCTGCGCTGACGGCACCGCCCGCGAATCGCCGCGCCCAGGCTTTCGCGTCGGGCGTCATCGTCGGACAGGAACGCGAGGCCGCCGCCGGCCTGATGAAGGACGCCGCAAGGGAGCTGCATCGATTGCGCCGGCTGCGCGCGGTGCCGTACGCGCGAGCGTAG
- a CDS encoding HGGxSTG domain-containing protein, whose amino-acid sequence MSSDHVRNTEAMQSSPRCGARTRDDTLCRAPAMHGKARCRMHGGARRSGAPRGNQNARRHGMFTKDGIAERRQIEVLLDEAWKLLSELK is encoded by the coding sequence ATGAGCAGCGATCACGTCCGCAATACGGAGGCCATGCAGTCGAGCCCCCGCTGCGGCGCACGGACGCGCGACGACACCCTCTGTCGCGCGCCGGCAATGCACGGTAAGGCCCGCTGCCGCATGCACGGCGGCGCCCGGAGATCGGGTGCGCCGCGCGGCAACCAGAATGCGCGAAGGCATGGAATGTTCACAAAGGACGGCATCGCCGAGCGACGGCAGATTGAGGTCCTGCTGGATGAAGCATGGAAGCTTCTGAGCGAGTTAAAGTAG
- a CDS encoding Bug family tripartite tricarboxylate transporter substrate binding protein, with protein sequence MQRTLRLLAIVAGLCVTTQALAQKYPSRPVKIVVGFSAGGPVDVVARIVGDRLSNKLGQPFVVENRAGANGMIAAEGVARADADGYTILACNSSTITLNKTLFKDIRYDPEKDFAPLTTVVSAPLVLVVNPENPKTAAIKTVADLVAAAKAAPGALAYGSGGNGNLAHLAMELLGQKAGIKMIHVPYRGGSAAEVGILAQEVLAVFDPLSAVPLVKAGKLRALAVSSAERLPSLPDVPTVAEAGYPGFDISFWVGFFMPKATPAPILETLHREIVAAAKDPAAEEKLGSQGVVSVLGPTEYAAKIAKETKELAEVVVAANIKAE encoded by the coding sequence ATGCAACGAACGCTTCGCCTGCTGGCGATTGTCGCCGGATTGTGCGTGACGACGCAGGCCCTCGCGCAGAAATACCCGTCGCGTCCGGTCAAGATCGTGGTCGGCTTCAGCGCAGGCGGTCCGGTCGACGTCGTCGCGCGCATCGTCGGTGATCGGCTCAGCAACAAGCTCGGCCAGCCTTTCGTGGTCGAGAACCGCGCCGGCGCCAACGGCATGATCGCGGCCGAGGGGGTCGCGCGTGCGGATGCGGACGGCTACACCATCCTCGCCTGCAACTCGTCCACGATCACGCTCAACAAGACGCTGTTCAAGGATATCCGCTACGATCCGGAAAAAGACTTCGCGCCGCTCACCACCGTGGTCTCAGCGCCGCTGGTCCTCGTCGTCAATCCCGAGAATCCCAAGACCGCTGCTATCAAGACCGTCGCCGATCTCGTCGCCGCGGCAAAGGCCGCGCCCGGGGCGCTCGCTTACGGCTCGGGCGGAAACGGCAATCTCGCCCATCTCGCCATGGAGCTGCTCGGCCAGAAGGCCGGCATCAAGATGATCCATGTTCCGTATCGCGGCGGCTCAGCCGCCGAGGTCGGCATCCTCGCGCAGGAGGTGCTGGCCGTGTTCGATCCGCTCTCCGCCGTGCCGCTGGTCAAGGCCGGCAAGCTGCGCGCGCTGGCGGTGTCGTCAGCCGAGCGGCTGCCATCGCTGCCTGACGTGCCGACCGTCGCGGAAGCCGGCTATCCCGGCTTCGACATCTCGTTCTGGGTCGGCTTCTTCATGCCGAAGGCAACGCCGGCGCCGATCCTGGAGACGCTGCACCGGGAGATCGTCGCAGCCGCCAAGGATCCGGCGGCCGAGGAGAAGCTCGGCTCGCAGGGCGTCGTGTCCGTGCTCGGCCCCACTGAGTACGCCGCCAAGATCGCGAAAGAAACGAAGGAGCTCGCCGAGGTCGTCGTCGCCGCGAACATCAAGGCGGAGTAG